The following are encoded in a window of Armatimonas rosea genomic DNA:
- a CDS encoding Mpo1-like protein → MASGEFRRSFGEFYESIYLPDHAAPLNRWVHFLSNLSALVFCGLGAWFLSLPLFALGVWFQLGPPYLGHILFEKTHRSIDQSPIFAALGSWFTTYEIFRGRQSVTHGRAPKSKP, encoded by the coding sequence ATGGCTAGCGGCGAGTTTCGGAGATCCTTTGGTGAGTTCTACGAAAGTATCTACCTGCCCGATCACGCTGCTCCGCTGAACCGGTGGGTTCACTTCTTGAGCAATCTCTCGGCGCTGGTTTTCTGCGGACTCGGTGCCTGGTTTCTGAGCCTCCCCCTCTTTGCCCTGGGCGTCTGGTTCCAGCTTGGCCCGCCCTATCTAGGCCACATTCTGTTTGAGAAGACGCACCGTAGCATCGACCAATCCCCTATCTTCGCGGCGCTTGGGAGCTGGTTTACCACCTATGAAATCTTCAGGGGTAGGCAGTCCGTCACGCATGGGCGTGCACCCAAGAGCAAGCCATGA